A window of Halomonas sp. H10-9-1 contains these coding sequences:
- the panD gene encoding aspartate 1-decarboxylase yields MYTIMLKAKLHMARVTHAVLNYEGSCAIDGELLDMAGIRENEQIQIYNVENGQRFTTYAIRAEEGSKVISVNGAAAHLASEGQRVIICSYAHYGDAELETHQPALVYLQEGNHVSHTSRAIPVQMA; encoded by the coding sequence ATGTACACCATCATGCTCAAGGCCAAGCTGCACATGGCCCGCGTCACCCATGCCGTGCTCAACTACGAGGGCTCCTGCGCCATCGACGGCGAGCTGCTCGACATGGCCGGCATCCGCGAGAACGAGCAGATCCAGATCTATAACGTCGAGAATGGCCAGCGCTTCACCACCTACGCCATCCGTGCCGAAGAGGGCTCGAAGGTGATCTCGGTGAACGGTGCCGCCGCCCACCTGGCCAGCGAAGGCCAGCGAGTGATCATCTGCAGCTACGCCCACTACGGCGATGCCGAGCTCGAGACCCACCAGCCCGCCCTGGTCTACCTCCAGGAAGGCAACCACGTCAGCCACACCAGCCGCGCCATCCCCGTCCAGATGGCCTGA
- a CDS encoding sigma-54 dependent transcriptional regulator — MSRILIVEDEAIIRSALRRLLERHDYRVDEAGSVSDAMALDPQRFDLVISDLRLPGEPGTELIARAAPVPVLIMTSYASMRSAVDALKLGAVDYVAKPFDHDELLETVARVLHQQGSLRAEPPGIAEPDGQERPMIGHCEAMQRVYARIRKTAPADVTVLVQGESGTGKELVARALHQQSRRAQAPLICVNCAAIPETLIESELFGHEKGAFTGASAARTGLVEAADGGTLFLDEIGELPLDAQARLLRVLQEGEIRKIGSVETRHVDVRLIAATHRDLQSLSKTGEFRLDLYYRLNVMQIDLPPLREREEDVLLIADALLEKACRRHEREGLRLSRAARDEIRHYPWPGNVRELENALERGVILAEGHLIHPDDLGLSAAGGAPAVARRPTPPPEAPADDKEESPPEGDLSLEDYFQHFVLEHQDLMSETELAQKLGISRKSLWERRQRLGIPRKKSTRRRAE, encoded by the coding sequence ATGAGCCGGATCCTGATCGTAGAAGACGAAGCCATCATCCGCAGCGCGCTGCGCCGGCTGCTCGAGCGCCACGACTATCGGGTCGACGAGGCCGGATCGGTCTCCGATGCCATGGCCCTGGATCCGCAGCGCTTCGACCTGGTGATCAGCGACCTGCGCCTGCCGGGCGAACCCGGCACCGAGCTGATCGCCCGCGCCGCCCCGGTGCCGGTGCTGATCATGACCAGCTATGCCAGCATGCGCTCCGCCGTGGACGCCCTCAAGCTGGGTGCCGTGGACTATGTGGCCAAGCCCTTCGACCACGATGAACTGCTCGAGACCGTGGCCCGGGTGCTCCACCAGCAGGGCAGCCTGCGTGCCGAGCCCCCCGGCATCGCCGAACCCGATGGCCAGGAACGGCCGATGATCGGCCACTGCGAGGCGATGCAGCGGGTCTACGCGCGGATCCGCAAGACGGCCCCGGCCGATGTCACCGTGCTGGTCCAGGGAGAGTCCGGCACCGGCAAGGAACTGGTGGCCCGCGCCCTGCACCAGCAGAGCCGGCGTGCCCAGGCGCCACTGATCTGCGTCAACTGCGCGGCGATTCCCGAGACACTGATCGAGTCGGAGCTATTCGGCCACGAGAAGGGGGCCTTCACCGGGGCCAGTGCCGCACGCACCGGGCTGGTGGAGGCCGCCGACGGCGGCACCCTGTTCCTCGACGAGATCGGCGAGCTGCCCCTGGACGCCCAGGCGCGGCTGTTGCGCGTGCTGCAGGAGGGCGAGATCCGCAAGATCGGCTCGGTGGAGACCCGTCACGTCGATGTGCGCCTGATCGCCGCCACCCACCGTGACCTCCAGTCGCTGTCGAAGACCGGCGAATTTCGCCTCGACCTCTACTATCGCCTCAACGTGATGCAGATCGACCTGCCGCCCCTGCGCGAGCGCGAGGAGGATGTGCTGCTGATCGCCGACGCCCTGCTGGAGAAGGCCTGCCGGCGCCATGAGCGCGAGGGGCTGCGCCTCTCCCGGGCCGCACGCGACGAGATTCGCCACTACCCCTGGCCCGGCAATGTGCGTGAGCTGGAGAACGCCCTGGAGCGCGGCGTGATCCTCGCCGAGGGCCATCTGATCCACCCCGATGACCTGGGCCTCTCCGCGGCCGGCGGGGCCCCGGCGGTGGCCCGACGCCCTACCCCACCCCCGGAGGCACCCGCGGACGACAAGGAGGAGAGCCCTCCCGAGGGTGACCTGTCCCTGGAGGACTACTTCCAGCACTTCGTGCTGGAGCATCAGGATCTCATGAGCGAGACCGAACTGGCCCAGAAGCTCGGCATCAGCCGCAAGTCGCTATGGGAACGCCGCCAGCGCCTCGGCATCCCCCGCAAGAAGAGCACGCGGCGCCGAGCAGAGTGA
- the folK gene encoding 2-amino-4-hydroxy-6-hydroxymethyldihydropteridine diphosphokinase: MHRAWVGLGSNLEDPETQVARALDALDRLPLTRRLAASKLYASRPVGPRDQPDFINAVACLETRLSPLALLDQLQALEQRHRRVRARRWGPRTLDLDLLLFDDSTLHLPRLTVPHPEMTRRAFVLVPLLAVDPRMRLPDGRRLADLDAAHADAATLRVLPIDTTRPFR; this comes from the coding sequence ATGCACCGCGCCTGGGTCGGCCTGGGCAGCAATCTCGAGGATCCCGAGACGCAGGTCGCCCGAGCCCTCGACGCCCTCGACCGACTGCCGCTGACGCGGCGCCTCGCCGCCTCCAAGTTGTATGCCAGCCGCCCTGTCGGCCCCAGGGACCAGCCCGACTTCATCAATGCCGTGGCCTGCCTGGAGACCCGCCTCTCGCCGCTGGCGCTGCTCGACCAGTTGCAGGCCCTGGAACAGCGCCACCGCCGCGTTCGGGCGCGCCGCTGGGGGCCCCGCACCCTCGACCTGGATCTGCTACTGTTTGATGACAGCACTCTGCACCTGCCGCGGCTGACGGTGCCACATCCGGAGATGACCCGGCGCGCCTTCGTGCTGGTACCACTACTGGCAGTGGATCCGCGGATGCGGCTGCCCGATGGCCGGCGGCTGGCCGACCTGGACGCCGCGCATGCCGACGCAGCGACACTGCGAGTGTTACCCATCGACACAACGCGGCCATTCAGGTAA
- the pcnB gene encoding polynucleotide adenylyltransferase PcnB, with translation MFKGFTRFLQSPGESLKSLFGTEVAAGVPEVRVIPRQEHPVSRQHFSDAALKVLYRLHNAGFEAYLVGGCIRDSLLGRMPKDFDVATDATPEEVKELFRNSRIIGRRFRIVHVRFGREVIEVTTFRGKPGDDHADHIAQQSDDGLLLRDNVWGNIQEDALRRDFTINALYYNIADFSIHDFANGVRDIEARTLRLIGDPATRYREDPVRMLRAVRFAAKLDFQLAPSSEYPIRELAPLMLQIPPARLFDEVLKLFMAGHGVETFRLLRHYGLFEMLFPEAAEAMDELPWAERLVEEALASTDRRIQEERPVTPAFLFAAMLWAPVVQRQAEQEAAGLPPIPALQAASQQVVSRQLQHVSIPKRFSLPMRDIWDLQQRLPLRRGRRVFQTREHPRFRAAYDLLLLREAAGELTPGLGDWWTDFQNAGEHEQARLLDKAGANPAGSGKPGRKKRRRRRKPHRDNGGGSPEA, from the coding sequence ATGTTCAAAGGATTTACCCGTTTTCTGCAGAGCCCCGGCGAGAGCCTGAAGTCGCTGTTCGGCACCGAGGTCGCCGCTGGCGTGCCCGAGGTCCGCGTCATTCCCCGCCAGGAGCACCCGGTATCGCGCCAGCACTTCAGCGATGCCGCCCTCAAGGTCCTCTATCGACTCCACAACGCCGGTTTCGAGGCCTACCTGGTCGGTGGCTGCATCCGTGACTCTCTGCTGGGGCGCATGCCCAAGGACTTCGATGTGGCCACCGACGCCACGCCGGAGGAAGTGAAGGAGCTATTCCGCAACTCGCGAATCATCGGCCGCCGCTTCCGCATCGTCCACGTGCGCTTCGGCCGCGAGGTGATCGAGGTCACCACCTTCCGCGGCAAGCCCGGTGACGATCACGCCGACCATATCGCCCAGCAGTCCGACGACGGCCTACTGCTGCGTGACAACGTCTGGGGCAACATCCAGGAAGACGCCCTGCGCCGCGACTTCACCATCAACGCCCTCTATTACAACATCGCCGACTTCTCGATCCACGACTTCGCCAATGGCGTTCGCGACATCGAGGCGCGCACCCTGCGGCTGATCGGCGACCCGGCGACCCGCTATCGCGAGGACCCGGTGCGCATGCTGCGTGCCGTGCGCTTTGCTGCCAAGCTCGACTTCCAGTTGGCCCCGTCCAGCGAGTACCCGATCCGCGAACTCGCCCCCCTGATGCTGCAGATTCCCCCGGCGCGCCTGTTCGACGAGGTGCTCAAGCTGTTCATGGCCGGTCACGGCGTCGAGACATTTCGCCTGCTGCGCCACTACGGCCTGTTCGAGATGCTCTTCCCCGAGGCCGCCGAGGCCATGGACGAGTTGCCCTGGGCCGAGCGCCTGGTCGAGGAGGCGCTGGCCAGCACCGACCGCCGCATCCAGGAGGAGCGCCCGGTGACCCCGGCCTTCCTGTTCGCCGCCATGCTGTGGGCGCCGGTGGTGCAGCGCCAGGCCGAGCAGGAGGCCGCTGGCCTCCCGCCGATCCCGGCCCTGCAGGCTGCCTCCCAGCAGGTGGTCTCACGCCAGCTCCAGCACGTGTCGATTCCCAAACGCTTCAGCCTGCCCATGCGCGACATCTGGGACCTCCAGCAGCGCCTGCCACTACGCCGCGGGCGGCGGGTGTTCCAGACCCGGGAGCATCCGCGCTTCCGCGCCGCCTATGACCTGCTGCTGCTGCGCGAAGCGGCCGGCGAACTCACCCCCGGACTCGGCGACTGGTGGACCGACTTCCAGAATGCCGGCGAGCATGAACAGGCCCGTCTGCTCGACAAGGCCGGCGCCAATCCCGCCGGCAGCGGCAAGCCCGGCCGCAAGAAGCGCCGCCGCCGGCGCAAGCCGCACCGCGACAACGGTGGCGGCAGCCCCGAGGCATGA
- the panB gene encoding 3-methyl-2-oxobutanoate hydroxymethyltransferase, protein MKPITLSTLQAYKRAGDTFSSLTAYDASFARAASDAGIEVLLVGDSLGMVLQGHASTLPVTLEEICYHTRCVARGKGASLLMVDLPFMGNPSTERLLENAGELMRAGAELVKVEGEAWMADGIRELTRRGVPVCAHLGLTPQTVYQLGGYKIQGRDADHASRILEDARTLVEAGASVILLECVPASLGRAVSEALDVPVIGIGAGPGTDGQILVMHDILDVTPGRKPRFVKNFMAEAESIQGAFRRYHEDVKARRFPAEEHCF, encoded by the coding sequence ATGAAACCCATCACCCTGAGCACGCTGCAGGCCTACAAGCGCGCCGGTGACACCTTCAGCTCCCTGACCGCCTACGACGCCTCCTTCGCCAGGGCCGCCAGCGATGCCGGCATCGAGGTGCTACTCGTGGGCGACTCCCTGGGCATGGTCCTGCAAGGCCACGCCAGCACCCTGCCAGTCACCCTGGAGGAGATCTGCTACCACACCCGCTGCGTGGCACGAGGCAAGGGCGCCAGCCTGCTGATGGTCGACCTGCCCTTCATGGGCAATCCCAGTACCGAACGCCTGCTGGAGAACGCCGGCGAGCTGATGCGTGCCGGGGCCGAGCTGGTCAAGGTGGAGGGCGAGGCGTGGATGGCCGACGGCATCCGTGAGCTGACTCGCCGCGGCGTGCCGGTGTGCGCTCACCTGGGCCTGACGCCGCAGACCGTCTACCAGTTGGGCGGCTACAAGATACAGGGACGCGATGCCGATCACGCCAGCCGGATCCTCGAGGACGCCCGCACCCTGGTCGAGGCCGGCGCCTCGGTGATCCTGCTCGAGTGCGTGCCAGCGAGCCTGGGTCGCGCCGTCAGCGAGGCCCTCGACGTGCCGGTGATCGGCATCGGGGCCGGACCCGGCACCGACGGCCAGATCCTCGTCATGCACGACATACTCGACGTCACCCCAGGGCGCAAGCCGCGCTTCGTCAAGAACTTCATGGCCGAGGCCGAGAGCATCCAGGGCGCCTTCCGTCGCTACCATGAGGACGTCAAGGCACGGCGCTTCCCCGCCGAGGAGCACTGCTTCTAA
- the panC gene encoding pantoate--beta-alanine ligase, with protein MRTLREISALREALGDARRRGERIALVPTMGNLHDGHLALVAAARERAEVVIATIFVNPLQFGAGEDLDAYPRTLQADQARLETAGCDLLFAPDAATVYPRGLAAQTRIVVPEVTEGLCGASRPGHFDGVSTVVGMLFNLVQPDLACFGEKDYQQLAVIRRMVADLHFPIEIVGVPIVRAEDGLALSSRNGYLNPEQRAIAPRLYATLGELREGLESGGAPSALLEHGRTRLKEAGFEPDYLELRAADLGPVTAATREAALLAAARLGTTRLIDNLTLTLPR; from the coding sequence ATGCGAACCCTGAGAGAGATATCCGCCCTGCGCGAGGCGCTGGGCGACGCCCGTCGCCGCGGCGAGCGCATCGCCCTGGTGCCCACCATGGGCAACCTCCACGATGGCCACCTGGCCCTGGTCGCCGCCGCCCGCGAGCGAGCCGAGGTAGTGATCGCCACCATCTTCGTCAACCCGCTGCAGTTCGGCGCAGGCGAGGACCTCGACGCCTACCCGCGCACCCTGCAGGCGGACCAGGCACGCCTCGAGACGGCCGGCTGCGACCTGCTGTTCGCCCCCGACGCCGCCACTGTGTATCCCCGTGGCCTCGCGGCTCAGACCCGCATCGTGGTTCCCGAGGTCACCGAGGGGCTATGCGGTGCCTCGCGCCCCGGCCACTTCGATGGCGTCTCCACGGTGGTCGGCATGCTCTTCAATCTGGTGCAACCCGACCTCGCCTGCTTCGGCGAGAAGGACTACCAGCAGCTGGCGGTGATCCGGCGCATGGTCGCCGACCTGCACTTCCCCATCGAGATCGTCGGCGTGCCCATCGTGCGCGCCGAGGATGGCCTGGCCCTCTCCTCGCGCAACGGCTACCTGAACCCCGAGCAGCGTGCCATCGCCCCGCGCCTCTACGCCACCCTAGGCGAGCTGCGCGAGGGCCTGGAGTCCGGTGGCGCCCCGTCCGCGCTCCTCGAGCACGGCCGGACACGCCTGAAGGAGGCCGGCTTCGAGCCCGACTACCTCGAGCTACGCGCTGCCGACCTCGGGCCTGTCACCGCCGCCACCCGCGAGGCGGCACTGCTCGCCGCCGCCCGGCTGGGCACCACCCGACTGATCGACAACCTGACCCTGACCCTGCCCCGTTGA